Proteins encoded in a region of the Zea mays cultivar B73 chromosome 4, Zm-B73-REFERENCE-NAM-5.0, whole genome shotgun sequence genome:
- the LOC103653992 gene encoding MOB kinase activator-like 1A — MDYIMDWIETQLDDEAIFPQRLGAAFPPNFHDVVKTVLKRLFGVYAHIYHSHFHMIVKLKEEVHLNICFKHFVLFTLEFKLIESAELAPLSELSVLNW, encoded by the exons ATGGACTACATCATGGATTGGATAGAAACCCAGCTGGACGACGAAGCCATTTTCCCTCAACGGCTTG GGGCTGCTTTCCCTCCCAACTTCCACGACGTTGTCAAGACGGTCCTGAAGCGCCTCTTCGGGGTGTACGCGCACATCTACCACTCCCACTTCCATATGATCGTCAAGCTCAAGGAAGAGGTGCATCTCAACATTTGCTTCAAGCACTTTGTGCTCTTCACGCTG GAATTCAAGCTGATCGAGAGCGCAGAGCTGGCTCCTCTCAGTGAGCTGTCAGTACTAAACTGGTGA